A window from Triticum aestivum cultivar Chinese Spring chromosome 6D, IWGSC CS RefSeq v2.1, whole genome shotgun sequence encodes these proteins:
- the LOC123146243 gene encoding disease resistance protein RGA5: protein MEAALVSAATGALKPVLEKLGALVGDKYKRFKGVHDDIKSLTRELTAMEAFLLKMSEEEDPDVQDKVWMNEVRELSYDMEDSIDDFMQSVGSQDSKPDGFLEKMKNLLGKMKARRRIGNEIYDLKKQITEVAERNERYKAREAFSKAKNTTVDPRALAIFQHASELVGIDEPKAEIIKLLTQGGSTQEKMNLVSIVGSGGMGKTTLANQVYQDLKGKFQCQAFLSVSRNPDMMNILRTILSEVSGQRYTDTEAGSVQQLIIKITDFLVDKRYFVVLDDIWDVDTWHVLKHAFPVTSPGSIIITTTRINDVAESCRSRPYNGDIYSIKPLDMVHSRHLFYTRLFNAQENCPSYLKTVSEQILKKCAGLPLAIIAISGLLANTERTEGPWKQVEDSIGRALERNPSVEGMMKILSLSYFELPAHLKSCLLCLSIFPEDSVIKKKVLINRWIAERLIHTESGYSTSYEFGERCFNELINRSLIQPGGTNIHGIVKSCRLHDTILDFIISRSIEENFVTLVGVPSLSVGTHNKVRRLSLQASKQKELIVPRGLVLSHVRSLDVFGKSVKIPSMDKFRHLCFLDFEDCKQLENHHLENIDKLFQLRYLSLRWAEKVSKLPEKIGRLWCLEILELRGTSVYELPASIVNLKRLVHLLVNNNVTLPCGISKLQALEELRLVSVYSQSFNFLQEFEQQQSLKVLTIDFEDYNSADRVNAENESKRAIIVASLTNLGNLLSLIVWDGPEFVRESLCPMPLSLQTLNVWRSIIPHVPNWVGSLINLQKLRLELVRAEQEDLYILGGLPVLRCLVLEIDGRENRNTSLTEEPEVTRVIVCGEVGFPCLRIFVYDSARAVMNLTFAAGAMPMVDDLSIEFDAAKTGSLGTSGDFDLGIENLPSLLKICCVVWGDGVDSSRVEAAKAAIREAAKAHPNRPTLDLVY from the exons ATGGAGGCGGCTCTGGTGAGTGCAGCGACGGGAGCATTGAAACCTGTCCTGGAGAAGCTAGGCGCTCTGGTGGGCGATAAGTACAAGAGGTTCAAGGGTGTCCATGACGATATCAAGTCACTCACACGTGAACTCACTGCCATGGAAGCATTTCTTCTCAAGATGTCAGAGGAAGAGGACCCCGATGTTCAGGATAAGGTGTGGATGAATGAGGTGCGGGAGCTCTCTTATGACATGGAGGACTCCATCGATGACTTCATGCAGAGTGTGGGCAGCCAAGATTCAAAGCCAGATGGTTTCTTGGAAAAGATGAAGAACTTGTTGGGGAAGATGAAGGCTCGTCGTCGCATCGGAAATGAGATCTATGATCTGAAGAAACAGATCACAGAGGTGGCGGAGAGGAATGAAAGGTACAAGGCTCGTGAGGCCTTCTCGAAGGCCAAGAATACAACCGTTGACCCTAGAGCTCTTGCTATCTTTCAGCATGCCTCTGAGCTTGTCGGAATTGATGAACCCAAGGCTGAGATAATTAAATTGTTGACACAAGGTGGGTCAACTCAAGAGAAAATGAACTTGGTATCCATTGTTGGATCTGGGGGAATGGGAAAGACAACTCTTGCAAATCAAGTGTATCAAGATCTCAAAGGAAAATTTCAATGTCAAGCCTTCTTATCCGTTTCAAGGAATCCAGACATGATGAATATCCTAAGGACTATTCTTAGTGAAGTTAGTGGCCAACGTTACACTGACACCGAAGCAGGAAGTGTACAACAACTCATCATCAAGATCACTGATTTCCTAGTAGACAAAAG GTATTTTGTTGTTCTTGATGATATATGGGACGTGGATACATGGCATGTTCTTAAGCATGCATTTCCTGTGACAAGTCCTGGCAGTATTATAATCACCACTACTCGTATAAATGATGTTGCTGAATCATGCCGTTCAAGACCATATAATGGAGATATTTATAGCATAAAGCCTCTTGATATGGTACACTCTAGGCACTTATTTTACACAAGACTATTCAATGCCCAAGAAAATTGCCCCTCATATCTTAAAACAGTTTCTGAGCAAATTTTGAAAAAATGTGCTGGGCTGCCTTTGGCAATCATTGCTATATCCGGTTTGTTGGCTAATACTGAAAGGACAGAGGGTCCATGGAAGCAAGTTGAAGATTCGATTGGTCGAGCACTTGAAAGAAACCCCAGTGTTGAAGGAATGATGAAGATACTATCACTTAGTTACTTTGAACTGCCTGCTCATCTGAAATCTTGTCTCTTATGTTTGAGTATATTCCCTGAAGATTCTGTTATTAAGAAGAAAGTTTTGATAAATAGGTGGATTGCTGAAAGATTAATTCATACAGAATCCGGATATAGTACTTCATATGAATTTGGAGAAAGGTGTTTTAATGAGCTAATAAACAGGAGTTTGATCCAACCTGGGGGAACAAATATACATGGAATCGTAAAGAGTTGTCGACTTCATGACACAATTCTTGATTTCATCATATCCAGATCCATCGAAGAAAACTTTGTTACTTTGGTGGGTGTTCCTAGTTTATCTGTTGGGACACACAACAAAGTTCGTCGGCTCTCCCTGCAAGCCAGTAAGCAAAAAGAACTGATAGTGCCAAGAGGCTTGGTGTTGTCTCATGTCCGATCACTTGATGTGTTTGGGAAATCTGTGAAAATTCCTTCTATGGATAAGTTTAGGCATTTGTGTTTTCTGGACTTTGAAGATTGCAAACAACTAGAGAACCATCATCTTGAAAATATAGATAAATTGTTTCAGCTGAGGTACCTGAGCCTCCGATGGGCGGAGAAAGTAAGCAAGCTTCCAGAAAAAATCGGACGCCTATGGTGCTTAGAGATACTGGAGTTAAGAGGCACCTCTGTTTATGAGTTACCAGCATCTATTGTCAATCTCAAGAGACTGGTGCACCTATTAGTAAACAATAATGTTACACTTCCTTGTGGAATTTCCAAGCTGCAAGCACTGGAGGAATTGAGGCTTGTCAGTGTCTATAGCCAGTCATTTAACTTCCTGCAAGAATTTGAGCAGCAGCAGAGCCTTAAGGTATTGACCATTGATTTCGAGGATTATAATTCTGCTGACCGAGTGAATGCTGAAAATGAGTCCAAGAGAGCTATTATTGTCGCTTCCCTTACAAACCTAGGGAACCTTCTATCTCTAATTGTTTGGGATGGCCCTGAATTTGTAAGGGAGTCTTTGTGCCCTATGCCACTTAGCCTCCAGACGCTGAACGTCTGGCGTTCTATTATTCCCCATGTTCCAAATTGGGTGGGCTCCCTTATCAACCTCCAGAAATTACGCCTTGAATTGGTCAGAGCTGAGCAGGAAGATTTGTATATCCTTGGAGGCTTACCTGTTCTGCGTTGTCTGGTTCTGGAAATTGATGGAAGGGAAAATAGAAATACCTCATTAACAGAAGAGCCTGAAGTTACAAGGGTCATAGTCTGTGGTGAAGTTGGATTCCCATGCTTGAGGATATTTGTTTATGATAGTGCGCGTGCTGTGATGAATTTGACGTTTGCGGCTGGAGCCATGCCCATGGTAGATGACCTCTCGATAGAGTTTGACGCAGCAAAAACTGGGTCTCTGGGTACTAGCGGTGATTTTGATCTCGGAATAGAAAATCTCCCCAGCCTCCTTAAAATCTGTTGTGTAGTATGGGGAGACGGGGTCGACAGCAGCAGAGTTGAGGCTGCAAAGGCTGCCATTCGGGAAGCAGCCAAGGCACATCCCAACCGCCCTACTCTTGACTTGGTCTATTAA